Genomic segment of Candidatus Sulfotelmatobacter sp.:
AAGTTTCTGATCGTCTACGACGGGCGCGAAGGGCTGTCGAAGGGGCCGCGCTTGGGGCGTGTCGAGACGCGCTTCTCGAAGCCGCCCGCGACCGCCGATGATCTGATCCGAACGCTGGTCGAGGAGCGGGTCGAAAAGAGCGAACATCTGACGGTGGTGACGTCAGACCTCGAGGTGGCCCGCCACGCGCGCGCCATGGGCGCCGACATCGCGCTCAGCGATCTGTTCCTCGCCAGCGCGCTCGGCGCACCCGGCTCTGCCGAGACGCCCGAGAAGCCGGCCACGCTCACGCGCAAGGAGCTCGAGGAGTGGGT
This window contains:
- a CDS encoding NYN domain-containing protein encodes the protein MSERLVIVDGYNLILRTPQLKPGDGRTLAEAREKLENLLSWAMGPEVKFLIVYDGREGLSKGPRLGRVETRFSKPPATADDLIRTLVEERVEKSEHLTVVTSDLEVARHARAMGADIALSDLFLASALGAPGSAETPEKPATLTRKELEEWVELFRKRGGGDPDGDI